The nucleotide sequence atagaacaaccagggtgtATATCACACAATGTTTTGTTCAAAAGTGTACATTTGGGCTTGGCTTGTGGATGGTGTAATTTCATCTATACCACAAAGCCGGTGTGAATTTATATCACATTGTGGAGTATTCCACAGTAGGGGAACCACATGCACAACATCACAAAGCAGTTACATATGTATCTTATGCAGGCAGGCATTCATGTATGCAAAGCAGTGTAACCTCTAATAACTATTCTGTTTTGTTGCTActgaaaatgattaaaaaatgaGTTTTCTTGTGAGTAACCACATAATAAGAAATAAGAGAACACCAAATTAATTGTTAGTTATTTAAGGAATTGTCCATTTGTAGCTCATTATGTATTGGTATATATACTGAtggtttatttcttcctatgcATACAGGTACTGTGAtggttattgttattttattatctAAAAAATTCCACATAAATCCAGACAATGTAGCCACACCGATAGCTGCCAGTCTTGGAGATTTAACAACACTGTCACTACTATCCTGGATTAGCAAACTTTTATATTCGGCCATAGGTAAGAAAACTATCATTGTTTCCTGGTATTCTGACAAGTTTCAACTTTCTACAGATTGTATGCACCATCCTAAATACTTTTGTGTGACATCCACAAATTTTACACGTATCATCTTGATTACAAAGATTATAACGCACAAAAAGTTCAAAGtcttttttagcattgagcttttcgatctgtcttggtcgacgatcctcatcagaatgacaaatttcatagttaaagctgaccactaggtggcggtatggtCAAGCTGATGATCATTTTTGGTCATGTATCGTCTTGataatgtagtctagaatccagtcatgtgggGATTTTCCACCTAccacgcctggcattttgctaacAGTCAGACTTTAATCCAGTGCAAATTCTTATTAATATAAGGTTTTTAAATTTTTCCTGCTGTGAAGTGACATCAATAGACCAGTCCAAGATGCATTGGATGTCTCTCCATACAATTattccatgtattgtgtacgtgCTGAGGGGTATGCATGCACTAGTCAGAGATGGTTGTCACAACACTGTACCATGGGTTTGCCCATAAAATctctctctgtcattgatgacatttagtctttgttttataaaatcacccataattaaagaggtcaatatgtcttaccatcatttcctgatgaaaatgatatttcaataaagacaaaaagacaaagacaaaaaaataaagacaaaaacaagacttaatgtaacaacataagtgaTGTCCTCTTGCACAATGCATCTTTGAACTGGAAAATTGGCTATACAGCATTACCACATGACAACTCAGGTGGTTGAGTTATACGATGTAATCATAACTTTAACATAACATTGTCATCAGAAAAGGCAGGAGCAAACTCCCCACATGACTGGATATTGATTCAAGGGTACTAATAATATTTCACTTACATTCTTAAATCTGGAATCAATGTCTTTCCTTTCCTTTCAGAAACAGGGCATCAACTTTGGCTAGCTCCAACAATAATCTGTATTTTTATTTGCATTGGGGCACCACTGTGTGCATATGGTtcatataaaaacaaatatacaaaggATGTGTTGTTAACTGGTTGGAATCCTGTCATCACAGCAATGGTTATCAGTAGGTATGTTAAAACCATTTAAATTGATAGAATTGATTTATATTCTTATTTAGAAGTTTGCCAGACAAATTTATGACAAGGACCATGCCATGCAGTCAGCTGATTCACTTATATGTGTATCATATCAGGTTCCATGTTATGTTACCATCTAAAATGTATTGCAGACAGCACACTTAGCTTCATGCAGGCCAAAATCATCAAACCTTGTGGACAGGGCTGGATAAAATTATTTAACACTTTCAtgtactttctttcttttacCCAAAACATTGgcttatatgaaatattttcatttaaaacagTTTCAAATTGTCAACATGTAAATATGAGTCAATAGTATGCAGGAATTTgccaaataaatgacaaacacacatattGTTTTGTAAGGCCATAAAATGCAACAATCATCTAATtcatattataatacatataatatgtgCACCTCAGGATCCCATGTTTAGCTGGCTAAAAGCTAAGGAGTTAGCAGAACTTACAATCACTTCATAGTAAATTCAGTTAAAAGTACTCCAAATGTACagacaaagttggaaaccaGTACTAGTACTCTATCAACATGATCTATTTAAACATTGTCATTCCAGGCTAGATAAAATCAACTAAATTTAAAATCTGtcgaaaaattaataaaaatgtgaGTGTTATCCACTGACAGCTTTAATTAAGTCCATTTATGTAAGCCCGGCATAGATCCGGTGGAGGCTGCATGCGAGTGGTGTGTATTTCAATCCTGTCGTTCAATTTGATCTTTTTGTTTCCAGTGTTGGTGGTTTGATATTAGACTTTGCTGTGTCTAATTATCGTGGTGTAGCTATTTTCACACCAATTATCAACGGAGTAGGTGGCAATCTAGTTGCTGTACAAGCTAGTAGAATATCAACTCATTTGCACAGTCATGGCAAGCCGGGTGATCCATTACCTGACGATGCACCTAAAGGATGCAGAAGTCcttgtaaaacattttttggTGGTGGTAAGTCATGGATGTTTGAAATTATcagttttcatgaaaataaatttattgagTCAGGCTAACTAAACTGTAGAGGTACTTGAGTATTACTGAAATCAGGTCATAAAGTGATAAAGGGTTTGCTGATAACAGAGGGTTTCTATAAGTTTCATAAATGTTATTGCTATGTGTTTACTCATCCTATGAGCCAGTCTACATCTATGGTGGTGTACTATAAACAAAGCGCAATAAATATAGTACCACCATTCAAGTGTATTTTTCAGTCAAGGTTTGCAGTATTTCTCCTGAAACTCGTAGACAACTTTCATGCAGCATGCATCCACGAtatatacagctaaaacaggcaatgttcaccagaagactatctgtaacatatacatttacattcaGAGATGATCATTTTGGAAGTtcaggttgttgttttacttgatagataacaacattttcactgctgaacacagcatgattgttattgaggaaagtttcattgatagataacaacacttttactgctgaacacagcatgattgttattgagggaTGTGTTAAAAGCAGAATATAAATAAATCCTCCTGTGTTCAGCAATAAAAATGCTCTTATCTAACAAGTAACACAACAATCTCAACTGACCAAATGGTTGAAGTTGCATGATCATTAAATGTgcatgttatgtacagtcttccgGTGAACattccctgttttagctgtaaatctTAAACGTTTGctattactttgttcaagaaaacacaAACCCATTCTCAGGTTGAATTAAAAGGGCACAGGCAGGGTTTAGACGGTTTTTATTTTGGTTAGTAATACAGaatactttacataaaaccatggctaAACTAATCAAGTATAGTGTTTGTAACGATTCATGTAGCCGTGACGTGTCACTTTTCACCAACCATCCAACTCATGCGTTGCtcatgtaatgacagggatttCCTCAGATTTGTTGATACGTGCCAACAATTATGTTATCaaatctttcatatattatatctaaataccaggaTTGAGTTATACCAGTATCAGATAACAAATGattgtgcttcagtaagtagaatgcAATATGTAACACTTCGTAGGCAACACAAATTGCATCCATGCAAAACcgtctaaactcagcctgtgcccctttttAAGAAAACCAATCAGGAATCACCATATGtagttttgaaatagaggtcaaattttaaattaaaCTAATTAGAATCAAACATGGCCACCAAATATGGTTTTAACGTTTATcatattggaaaataaaaggTTGTCGACGTCCTTGAAAACAACATTTGACTcccaataatttattttatttcattaacaGAGGGTCCAGGAACAAGCATTtaaatggcaaagtttggagagattttgaTAACTTTGAATTTCAGGGAAATTGATTCCTTAGGGTGCATTGTACTTTCAGTAGAATATCAATCCTGTTAATTGTATTTATTACAGGCATACATTCTAAAACAGCACGTGTCTTATTTTTACTGGTCGTTCCCGGTCATCTTATATTTCTATATACCATATCATACTTACAAGCTGGCCATACAACCATTACTCTTGTCTTTACCATTGGGTACCTTCTGGTAGCACTCTTGCAGGTAAGAATTGTGTTTTCTATACTAGTAGTATCATGTGTATGACTTCTAGCTGTTAGTTAGTGTGTACGCTACAACATTTGTCACTCactagaagcctgatagggctgaacaacaagaCATACTCCCAGAGATGTATCGTAGAGTCTGTCTGTATAACTTGTATATTAGTGTGGGAGTTGCATTGTTACAGTGCCCTCAGTAGGTCATACTCTGGAGAATCTTAAATCCATATATCTAAAGGAATTTTGTATCTTTCTGACCACAAAAaagtacatttacaaaattctaGGAAAGAAATATGATAACTTGAATATTTTAGATATTTTGATATACAATACCTAATAGATGAAGTTATTTGTTTGTGCATTTTGCTAGAAACATTTGCCATCACGTAGATAAACAAAATCAGGCTGTGAGAATGGATACCTGAGACTAAATGGCAatgaaaaaatgataattatgataataattattataataataaaataaaataatgattgaTAATGAACATGTTTTCTTTCCATATTCCTAATATAGAGTATGTGTTTTAATTTACTAGGTTGCCCTGCTGTTGGTCATAGCTGATTGGATGATACATTTGATATGGCGTCATGCAATGGACCCTGATAACTGTTCAATACCGTACCTGACAGCACTGGGTGATCTACTGGGTACAGGACTGTTGGCCCTCGCTTTCCATGTTCTCTGGTTGATTGGAGACAGAGACAGCGACGTTGGAGACTAGGTGATCAAATGTCATATACAAATTGAagacattatatcatattttttgaGGTGCTGGCAGAGGGGAACTCTTACAACTTTTTACATTTAACTGGGGACTGATTTGAGTAGTATCAAAGTAACAGAAGAGAAATAACTTTAGAATAGACTGTTGACTTTTACTCCCATGGAGGCTTTAATGTATATGTTTCCTGTAATGGGAATCAGTTGTTTTAATAACTCATAAATCATCTTGAGCTAAAAGTTCATTTTTAACAGCTCTTGTCCATTGTTTGTTCTTGCACATGTTATACACGTAGGTAACCTGGGATTGTTAAGTTACTAGCAGCCATACATCATACTTGAACCAGGTTCCCTCACCAAGCTCTGCATAACAGGTTTAGGAAGACAGACAGCTGTGTTTGAAGTACAAGTGTAACATTACAATGCAATCATTTACTCTATATCTACATCTTATTCATCAGTGTAGTTTTACCTAACAAGTGAATAGCTTtttgaatagcgccctctttgATGAGAGGTAACAAACTGTTCTCCTTGAATGTATAAAAAGCAAATTATGTAGGGAATGAGTAAATACTACTAAAGCCAGGGTAGCCTGTCAGAGTTTATAAAACTACACCACCTGTGTGTCTTTGATTTGTTTCAGAGCAATTGATCAAGGTGAATTTTCCTTTGATTAACATTTGGGTTGCATAATTACAATCGCTTACAGATCAATTAAATTTCTTTTGCCATATTAAATGTCTTCAGTCATATGATTAGCAGTAATTAGattagtctgaaaggtccagccgTTGGTCCGTGTAAACACTCGCTACCCCAAGCCTGGATCTATCATTGGATTAGTAGTCATTACAGATTAAGTTATTCGATTAGTTTTATGTCCTATACTTGCTTCCTAGATGCCACATATTTTAGATGGACCCTGAAATTTAAAAGAGAATCCCATTAGTTAGAGTGAATTTAACGATTGCAACAGCAACAAACTCACCTGTTTGTCATCTTTGTGAACACATGACATACTCTTTCCTTTGGTTTGCATTGTATTATGGGGGGCTTTCATGTTGCATATGGATTCACTAAAGACGAACCCCCTGCATGGCTTGGGATAAGTATTGAAAAGTTCACAAACCGCTGACAGTGTTTTATTATATAGAAGTAAGCATTTTTAGGCATCACAGTCATCAGttttgctgataaaaaaaaaacagggtCGCAAGGTGACAATAACCAGTTCTTCAATGCATGGAATTGATTGAAGCTTGTCTGCCAGTGCCATAATGGGTTTTTTTCGGGATTTATAGTTTAAGGAGAATTTGATTTGTCTTGGTGAATATGTCTCCAAATTCTTTCTGTCctgattgaaatatttgatggaATGTTGACAGGGTGATCACCACAGTCAAATCTGTTACCTTTTGTGAGAACAATTTCATGAAAGAAATTTTAcagtgaaacaaaaaaatttcCGATTTACCAAttgatttaaatatataataactctgaatacaatattttccaaattttcactgaaatcaGGTTTTctatttcagtttttttttcccaagtgaaataaataaatttaattcTCGTGTAGATTTtactatgatatatatatgtttatttttgtcagTTTGTCAGTTTTTGATCCAGTTTTGAACCAGTTTGAACTGGTCTGAACCAGTTTGAATTttgacattaaaatatataattatttttgtgATCTTTCAGATTATTTCTTTTCTCTTATTTGTCAATGTAGCTGGATCTAcatgttacatattaatttttttgtcaaaaacaatTTAATGTTATGTACATTATCCAGTGTTTGTTGTAGTGTTGTTGTGAAGTAAAATGGGTGATTGATGATCAAAACACAGAACTTGAATCTGTCAACTATTGTGCAAATTTACACCAATTTATACTGTAAACTTAGGTATTTTTGCCTGGGAAAATTTTGCTATTTTAATTTGTTCAACAAGTTCCCAAAGACTTAACTTTTACACACTATTGAGTTTGGTGTATTGTGTGTTAATGTAAAGAAAATGCTTTTAGTCTTAACATTCCTTGCATTTTTCATTCTCAGTGAAATAACGGTGTCAAGCAAAAATGTTTAGGTTTACAGTTTTTTGATGATTTGTGGTTCATATTATAACTTCTAAAAAAGCCAAAATTCAGACACGAACCATTCCTTCATGCTATTGTTAAGTCCTCCTtatgatgttttttttcacaattggcaactaaaattgaaaattataagtatttttattatatttgcaCCAAGAACATAAATTTCACCAGTTATTTATTTACACTTATTATGGTCCTAACCCAATccgattaaaatccaatgtagggCAAACAGCACAATTTCTTTtcggctgttacgtttactgtcgtttgttcttgtGTGAgcacttgttacatacatctgacacaataacATACTAGGTTTTCCCCAAACCCAATCTCttacttacgagtagccaaccagaatccttcttacaatataacactcttatctatgtacaaaattaaaacacatAGAACCACCATACAATAATGATAACTTCATTGCCTGCGCTTTGTGCTTGTACTCTTTTTGAAAAGTATTGTACACCCGTATGTTTTGGTGCATTAcgcattttcattggttgagtgaattcactcagtgctTTCGTGTGGCTCGGGAAAACCTatgatattgtgtcagatgtatgtaacgagtgcccacaaaagaacaaacgacaataaatgtaacagccaaaaagaaatcatgccATGTACTCTACATCAGATTGGGTCCTAACCgtatttattgtacatttgaatattattacTGCGCATAGGAGTAACTCTTAACATCACCACCTTGCCACTAGAGGGTGTTGTTTAACAAAAATTGCTGTTTTACTAagtatattattacataaacAAGAGTACagaataattacaaaatatcaaacagtCATTTAGAGAAAATGAATCCATGAATATTTTTCATGtagtgtgaaaataaatttcttGACAATTATATTTTGGGAGTGATCAAAATACAATATTGCTATAGTAATGGACAACTACACACCCATCAGCAACTCTGACTACAGctgtcattttaaaaaacaaaatgattttttttcatcatgcTATAGCTATATTGTCTTCCATGATAACTTGACAAAAGTGTTGAGGCAGTGGTTTGTACTCTGATACCCAGTACCATCTCTGAACAGTGtcatttgttttacaaattattttgtgttattgttAAAAAGTTTCAGAAAACGAGTATGGTTTTGAAAAACTTGTTGCTTAATATCTtgccaaaataaatatgatagCGTAGAGTAGTCatgatgttgccatggtaacataacCAAATTCGCACCGAATTAGACAAAATGCTAACACTAGGGTACAAgctacaaatacaaatatgaatatgaatatgaatacaaatatacaaatacaaatacaaatacaaatacgaatacgaatatgaatatgaatacaaatacacatgcacataaatATACGAATACAAATACGAATACAAATACATCCTTTCATTGTAAACCACAGGCCGCTTTACAGCAGTGCTTAACAAATGCTTCTGTGGAAATTTTTCATTGCGTCAGTGAAAAAATATGCTgtggcttgcgagaatggcaGACTTCCGAGTCCACAATTCAGCATATTTCACACATATCATGTATCCCACTAATAACAAATTTAGAGATATTAGTACAGTTGCAAAGTCACACAGTCTCGATAATTGGAATGTTTAGATTTGTATACAACATGATTATGTTACA is from Glandiceps talaboti chromosome 1, keGlaTala1.1, whole genome shotgun sequence and encodes:
- the LOC144437428 gene encoding solute carrier family 41 member 1-like; the protein is MSNPTGQQGTALRQRTSSREKSDDEDETMVPHAQIAGDVNVDVEKMTPNSGTGVKNNSVRKENGSVHEIDDTIDTFYKPDSSTEPLLSQHERESSDDDDDDDDKAAAKKKKVVKKPGDETSLSIALQVFFPYLIAGFGTVGAGIVLDIVQHWKVFVEVSEVFILVPALLGLKGNLEMTLASRLSTAANIGVMDTRKEQWKMIAGNIVLTQCQAIVVGFLASGAAVVMGWIPDGKFSIHHALLLCASSLVTASFASFILGTVMVIVILLSKKFHINPDNVATPIAASLGDLTTLSLLSWISKLLYSAIETGHQLWLAPTIICIFICIGAPLCAYGSYKNKYTKDVLLTGWNPVITAMVISSVGGLILDFAVSNYRGVAIFTPIINGVGGNLVAVQASRISTHLHSHGKPGDPLPDDAPKGCRSPCKTFFGGGIHSKTARVLFLLVVPGHLIFLYTISYLQAGHTTITLVFTIGYLLVALLQVALLLVIADWMIHLIWRHAMDPDNCSIPYLTALGDLLGTGLLALAFHVLWLIGDRDSDVGD